The sequence CGGCGTGATCATGGATGCCGGCGTTCGCCAGCAGGATGTCGATACGTCCGAACTGAGAGACGGCCAAATCCGCGACAGCCCTCATGTCTGCACTGCTCCGGACATCCGCTTGCATGCCGGCGATTTCGCCACCGGCTTCCTTGACGAGCTGGATCGTCTCCTCGAGATCATCCGATGTCGCGAGTGCATACTGAACCTCGTCGATCGGTGCCGCGATGTCGCAGACCACGATCTTGGCCCCCGCACCGGCAAGTGTGAGCGCATGTGAGCGGCCCTGTCCTCGTGCACCGCCGGTGATGACTGCAACTTTTCCGTCGAGTCCGTCGAGAGAGGTCATCGATTCTCCTGATGTGAAGTGGGTAGTGATGTAGGAATTGCCCGGACGTACTAGCCTGCGCTCTTCGCGCGTTCGTAGTCTTGTGTCGCCTGGCTGATGCCGGTCGCGAAGCGCTCGCTGAAGCCTTCCTTGCGTGCCTGTGTCCAGTGGTAGGAGTTCAGCAGTGGTTCGCAGGTGCCTGTAAATCGGGGCATGACGTCGCGCATGAGGATGCGGTACATGCGCGAGGTTGCCTCGATGTCTGCCCAGTCGTGTGCTGTCGCGAGGAAGGTGCCGAATCCACCAGTGCGGTCGATGATCTTCTGGATGTAGTCGATGGCATCGTTCGCATCGCCGATGCAGCCGTATCCGGACTCGTTGACACGCCGGACCAGTTCCTCGTGCGCGACTTCTTCACCCGGTTCGATCATTTTCATCGGGGTGACGACGTGGCGGTAGTCCATGAAGTCGCGCAGCCCGTACCGGGTGTCTTCGACGGCTTGCTCGAAGGTGTCGGCGATATGGATGTTGCCGACGATCGCCCAATCGTTCCGATCGACGCTCTGCCCGTACACATTCGCCTCGTGGGTGGTGATATCCCAGGTCTGGGAGAGCAACTCGACCGACTTGGCGCTCGTCCCCCCGATAGACAGCAGGCCGAGCCCGTACTTGCCGGCCAGCTTCGGGCCCGACGGCGACATCGCGGCCGCCACAGTAATCGGTACCCCCGGGTACGAGTAGGGGCCGAGTTGGACTCGCGCGTCCTCGAGAGAGAACCATTCAGTCTTCCGGTCGACGGGTCCCGGTGTGTTGAGCAATTCCAGGATGGCGTCGAGGGATTCTTCCATCCGCGGCCGCAACACGTTGTAGTCCATGCCCATCATCTGCGAATCGGCCACGAGCGCACCCGGCCCGACTCCGATACGTATGCGGCCACGGGTCATGTGGTCCAGGAAGGTGATGCGATCGGCCACCATCAAGGGATGGTGGTAGGGAAGGGATATGACGCCACTGCACAGCTCGATACGCGACGTGCGCTGCGCGGCTGCGGCAATCATCAACTCGGGCGAGGGCCCGACCTCGTACCCACCACTGTGATGCTCCCCGAACCACACCTGATGGAATCCGAGCCGATCGAGGTCCTCGACATGGCGGAGGTCCTGTTCGATCGCCATCGTGGGGTTACGCCGAGGGTTGTGGTACGGCGGAAGGAACACTCCACACCGCAGGGGTGCCTTCCTCGAGGCCGTTGCATTCTTCACGGCCGACCCGTTATTGCCAGCTTTCGGCTCCATTTCATATCTCCTGTCGGTCGTTGCGTGCGGCGCCGCAGATGGTGACGATGGCGCGTGCCGTCTCGTCTCCACGGTTGTGCCACCGATGCTTGTTGCCGTTGACGACCACCGTGTCGCCGGCGTTCAGTTCGATTTCCGCTCCGCTGTCGAGTTCGAGGACGAGCGAGCCCTCGAGAAGCACGTGCACGTCCACGGAATCCGTGCGGTGGAATCCGGGCGCATCGTCGTCCATTTCGACGATTCCGTTGTCACTGTCGCCGACCCGTCCGGGCTCGAGCACCCAGCCGATCACCCAGACGCCACCGGGAGCGGGAAATCCGACCGTTTCGGGCACGTGGCCCGCGTTGGGTACCTCTGGAATGGCATCGGAACGCCAGATCGGGTCGAGGCCTGCGGCGTCGATTCTCTCGATCGTCTCGTCGGCGACCAGCACGGCTGTACCGTTCTGTTCTGCAGCGATAACGCGGCGAAAGCTCATGTAATGCCCTTCGGAATGATACCGAGACCGGTCAACTTTCGACCTTCCCGCCCGGCAAAGACTTCACATCGTTCAAGTCCACGGAAGTTGAATCGCCCGTGCCGTGGATCACATCCTTTTAATCTAATGCCTTTCGGTTGGATCGACAAGCCCGGACAGGCCTTCGTTGCAGTCAGCCCGATACCAGGACGCTCGCGGAGGAGGATTCGGCATCAACCGGTCCCCCAGACCCCTTCCTGCGACGCAGAGTGACCGCGAAGCACACCACCAGCAGCCCTGCAATGGCCGCTGGGATCGCAGACAACAGGAGAACTGTCGCGCTCGCCATACTCGTGGCGAGCAAAGCCCCACCCAGCGCCGGCGCGAACAGGCCACCCATCCGGCTGACTCCGAAGGCCCAGCCGATCCCCGTCGCACGTACCGCTGTGGGATATGCCTGCGCTGCGACCGACGTCAGAGCCGCCGCCAGCCCGATCGCGCCGAAGCCGAGGGTGAAGCACAGGGCGCCCACAGCGGCGGTCGACCCACCACCCGTCAAGATCCATGCCAGCAGCGACACCGACGCTATGGTGGCGAGGGGACCGAGAACTGCAGCGGCGACTCCGATCCGGGTTCTGTCCATGGCAACGCCCAACACCAGTGCGCCGACGATGCCACCCAGGGTCGCCAACGATGTCGCGAGTAGTGCAGCACTATCCTGCACCCCGTTGTCGGTGAGAATCGTGGCCAGCCAGCTGAGGACGAAATAGCTACCGAAGAGCGCAAAGAACATCATCGACCAGATGAGGACGGTGAGGGTCGCCCTGCCCTTCACAAAGAGCGCGGCAACACGCGCGCCGACCGGCTGAGGGGGCAGGAGATACTCGGTGTAGGCACTGTGCGGCGTGCGGGTGTCGATCTTGTCCAGAATGGTCGCAACCTTCGTGGTGCGGCCCAGCTTGGCCAGGAATTCGACGGACTCGGGCAGCCAACGCCATGTGCCGACAAGAATGATGAGAGGAACGATTCCCGCGACCAGGAGGAGCGCCTCCCCGCCGTGCACGGGCACGATCCGTGAAGCGATCACTCCGACGACGAGCCCGCCGACCGCCGTGCCGGAACTCAGCACGGTGACAGTAGTCGCCTTCAATCGGGACGGCGAGTATTCGTTACCCAACGCGAACCCGTTCGGCACGGCAGCACCGATCCCGAGCCCTGCAACGAAACGACACACTGCGAGCGCCAGGACCGATGTAGCGAAGAACGAGGGAATGGCAGCGAGGCCGAAGACGAGGATCCCGAGGCCCATGATCCGCTTGCGCCCGTATCGATCCGCCAGTGGAGCGATCAGAAAGTTCGAGAGAATCTCGCCGACCAGTGCAGCCATCACCACAATCGAGAAATCGGCCGGCGACACACCGTATGAATCCGCAAGGCTCGGAATGGCATAGCCGATCGACAGCACGTTGAAACCGTCAGCGAATGCCAGTGCCAAGCAGATGACTATCGCCCGCCACTGGAATCGAGACACGGGAGCACGGTCGATTATCTCCGTGATCCTGACAGATGAAGTCAATTCAGTGATCCTTCTGTGAGATGGGGTCGATCGACCCGTTCCGGATCTTCGACATGAAAGTTTTCCCACAATGCTTTCGGCCCATCGAGACATGATCAGGCCGACGGATACCGAGCCGTGATACACGACTACCCATGGATCGCAGTGCTGCGGATCACATGCGCTTAATCTAAATGCTATCGGTTAACTCGTCAAGCAACGCGCACTTTTCCGGAATTGCGGATCGGGCTTTTCAGGAACTCACGGTTGACCGCGGGTAATCGCTGATCTACCTTCATCGCAAGGCGATTCGCCTACTCACCCCAGCCCTCACCCCGCGGCGACAGCACTCGTCCCGGCCTTTCCGGGCAATGGCCATCCGCGGGCGCTTTTCGGGCCGCTCCCCTACGCGAAGGATCCCGATGACCTCGACACAGCTCGATCTTCCCGAACATCTGATCACCGACTTCGATGTGTACGACCCGTCCCTGGCCGTGCCCTCCGACGTGTTCCAGGAGCGCGTGGCCGCGCTGCGCAAGCAAGGGCCGGTCCTCTACTCCCCGCATCACGGGGGCCATTGGGTGGTCACGCGGTACAAAGAAGCGCTTCAGGTACTCCAGGATCCGGAGACGTTCTCGAGCTTTCCGAACAATCTGCTCAATGCCGCGCAGGGCAAGTTCCTTCCGCTCGAACTCGATCCGCCGGAACACAGCTACTACCGGCAGGCACTGCAGCCGCTGTTCAGCCCCAAGCAGATGAAGGCGCTCGAGCCCGAGATCCGGAAAATAATCACCGAGTTGATCGACCAATTCGCCCACAAAGGCGAATGCGAGTTCATCTCGGAGTTCGCACACGAGCTGCCGACTCGAATCTTCCTTGCGCTCATGGGATGGCCGCTGAGCGACGCGCCACAGTTCACGGAGTGGACCGACATCACCCTGCAGGGCATCCCCGGGGCGAGCGAGGTGGAATCGGCCGAGGCGCGCGCGAAGGCGGCCGGAGAGATTTACGAGTACTTCGGGAAGGTCGTCGCGCGAGTTCGATCCGGTGAAGACAGTTCCGAGAGCCTCACCGCGCAGATCATCAACACCCCGCTCGACGTCGACGGAACGCCTCGGCCACTCACCGACGAGGAACTGAGCCGGATGTTCTTCCTGCTGCTCGTCGCGGGACTGCACACCGTCCAGGGTGCTCTCGCCTGGGGGCTGATTCACCTGTCGCACAATCCCGAGCAGCGCGAGGCGATCATCGACGACCCGACGCTGATTCCGTCGGCAGTGGAGGAGATCCTGCGGATCGAAACTGCCACGAGCAGCGGGCGTCGCGCGACCCGGGATGCCGAGATCGGTGGTGTCTCCATCAAGGCCGGCGATCAACTGTTGGTCGTCATGACGTCCGCCAACCGCGACGACGACGAGTTCGACAGCCCTGAAGAGCTACAGATTGAACGGCACCCCAACCGACACATCGGGTTCGGCGCCGGGCCGCACCGCTGCCTCGGCTCCCATCTCGCGCGGCTCGAGCTGCGACTCGCGATGGAGGAGATCCACAGGAGGATTCCCGACTACGCGCTGGTTCCGGACAACCCCGCGGTCTTCCATTCGTCCCAGGTTCGCGGATGCGAGAAGCTACCGATCACGTTCACGCCGTCGCCGCACTGATCTCCGGCGACCCGGTCGCGGGAACGCAGTCCGAACGGTAGAAGGTCCCCGGAGAAATCCGGGGACCTTTTCTGCTGTGTCACACCGTGGAGGAGACCGGTGACAGCGCTGGATCGTCCGCGGGCGGTTGCAGCACACCGTCGTGCACGAGCGAATCGATCTCGACTGTGCTCAGTCCGAGCACTTCCTCGCAGATTGCCCGTGTCTGCGCACCTGCCAGGGGTGCTTGCCGCAGCGGCCAGTCCGGCAAGGCCGCGAAGTGCGCCACCTGCTTCGCCGTCGGAAGCGGCGCCGGAAGCAGCTCGTGTTCGAGCTCGGTGTAGGCACCCCGCGCGGTCAGGTGCGGATCGGTCAACAGGTCCGGCAGCCGGATCATCGCGCCGGTCGGTATCCCGACGGCCTGCAACGTCTCCATCGCTTCGGTCGGCGTGTGCAGCAGCAGCCACTGCGCCAGCACCTCGTCGGCCTCGGCCCGGTGCGCAATTCTGAACTCGGGGGTGGCGAACCGCGGATCGTCGACGAGGTCGGGGCGTCGGAGCACGCCGCACAGTGCGACCCAGTCGGCGTCGTCGCGGACGGTGACGACACACCACTCGTCGTCACCCGCACACGGGTACACCCCGGAGGGCGCCGAGTATGGATCGGAATTGCCAGGTGCGTTGATCGAGCCCGGCGCGAGGTGTTCGGCGACGAGCTGGTTCCCGAGTTGGACGATCGCGGTGTCGGCCTGGGCGACTTCGATGGCGGCACCGCGTCCAGTCTGCAGCCGGTGGATCAACGTGGCGAGAATGGTGGTTGCGGTGACCTGTCCGGCGATGTGGTCGGGGTAGACGGTCGAGCCGTCACACAGTCCGTCGGAAGCATCGGAGTATCGCCAGAGCGCCGAGACGCCGCAGGCTGCCCGAACCAACGGCCCGTAGCCCAGTCGCTTGTTCCACGGGCCGACACTGCCGAAGGCGCTGCTCTCCGACACGATGATGCGCGGATTGATCGCGGCGAGCTCGTCATATGACAGACCCATCGAAGCAAGGGTGCCGGGCTTGAAATTGGCGAGCACGATGTCCGCTTCCTCGGCCAGTCGCTTGAAGATGCGGATACCTTCGGGGCTGCGCAGGTTGATCCCGAGGCTGCGACGATTGCGATGGCCCCAGGCGACGGATGCCGCGAGCGCAGCGCCGCGCTTGGATTGGCGCAGCCCGTCGGGGAACTGAGAGTTCTCGATCTTGATGACATCGGCACCGTTGTCCGCGAACTGGCGCCCGAGCTCGGCGCCGAACACCACGACACCCATATCGAGGACCCGAAGCCCCTCGAACGGACGTGCACCCGGCTCGCGCTGCGGTGCGGGTATAGAAACGCAGGCGTCGACCCCGGCGGACCGGAGAACCAGATCGTTGTGCTCCCCGAGCTGCGGTGCACGGAAGCGCAATCCGGCGCGTTCGCCGTTGATCTTCGCGTAACCGGACGGGACCCGAGCGGTGAGACCGAAAGCGATTTCGGCGTCGACGAACGTACCGGACGCAGCGAAGTGCTCGGTGGTCAATACCTCGGCCACCGTGTTGAGGCCGCCGATCGGAATTCCGCGGGCAGCACCTTCCGCGACGAGGTCGTCACGGGTGTACGTGCTGAACAGCTGCTCGATGAGCGGATTGAGCCGCTCGGATGCGGCGAATCGGGCGGGAATGGTGTCGTACTTCGGATCCGCGAATTCTTCCGGCCGACCCAACCATTCGTACATCGCTTGCCACTGACGCTTCGCGAGCAGGCAGATTCGCACCTGCCCGTCGCCGCACCGATACACCGGGTAGAAGTTGGCCGCATCAGGCCGGCCCCGGGGGAAGTCCTCGGATCGACCCGCGGCAGCGGAGCCCTGCACACCGAATCCGGGGTCGAAACCGTGCGCGATGACCTCGAACGCGGAGATATCGACGAACTGCCCGTGGCCGGTATGCAAGCGGTCGTAGTAGGCGAGCAGCGCGGACCATGCCGTATGAACACCCACCGATTCGTCGATCAGCCCGTTCGGCGGCAGCAGCGGGGCCTCTCCCGGCTCACCGGAGCGCGAGAGCACACCGCTCAGCGCGTAGAGGACCTGCTCGGTCGCCGCCCAGTCGCGATACGGACCGCTCTGACCGAAACCGCTGATCGACACGGCCACGAGCGCGGGATTGACGCGGCACAGGTCTGCGGCGCCCACCCCACGGGTGGCCAGAAAGCCCGGCGGGAACGACTCGAGGAGAATGTCCGAGCGCTGTGCCAGCAAGCGCAGCCGTTCCCGGTCGTCGTCCGTGTCGAGGTCGAGCACGATGCCGCGCTTGTTGGAGTTGCGCAGCGCGAACGGGATGCTCACACCGTCCCGTATCGGCTGGGCCGTGCGCGAGGCCGATCCTCCCGGAAGTTCGACGCGGACGACCTCGGCGCCGAGGTCGGCGAGAAACCGCCCCGCCGTGTCCCCGAATCCGTCCGTCAGCTCCAATACCCGGACACCCTGCAGAGGTAGTGCCATCATGCGCTCCAAAGTGTGTGCTCGTCGCGGACTATGGTCAGCGAGTTCCGAAGTACACCGACTTCGAGGTGAAGTACGGTGCCAGTCCCTCCGGGCCGAGCTCGCGGCCCAGCCCCGACGACTTGACGCCACCGAACGGCGCGTCGAGGTCGAGGGCGTAGTAGTTCACTCCCACAGTGCCGCTGTGAATTCGAGCCGCCAGATCCAGACCGTGCTGTTCGTCCGTGGTCCAGACCGTGCCACCGAGGCCGTATTCGGAGTCGTTGGCGATGGCGACGGCCTCATCTTCACCGTCGTACGCGGTGATGGTCAGCACCGGGCCAAAGATCTCTTCCTGCGCGATGCGCGCGGAGTTGTCGACGCCGGCAAACACGGTCGGCTCGACGAACCACCCCTGCGGCTGCGCGGCGGGTGTGCCGCCGCCCGTGCTGATGCGATAGCCCTCGGCACGGCCTGCCTCGATGTAGCCGAGGACGCGGTCACGCTGCGCGGCCGAGACGAGCGGGCCGATCTCGGTGGCCTTGTCGAGCGGATCGCCGACGGTCAGTGCCCGCACGGTCTCGGTGACGGCGTCGACGACCTCGCCATACCGGGAGCGGGAGGCGAGGATCCGGGTGCTCGCGTGGCAGGTCTGACCGTTGTTCACCAGCGACACTTCGAGCAAATTCTCAACGAACACGTCGAGATCGGCGCGCTCGGTGACGATCGCCGCGGACTTGCCGCCGAGTTCGAGAGTGACCGGACGCAGCAACCGGCCACACACTTCACCGATGGCGCGACCGGCCGCGGTGGATCCGGTGAACGCCACCTTGTCGACTCCCGGATGGGAAACCAGATAGGCGCCGGCGTCCCGGCCGGCCGGCACAACGTTGACCACGCCGTCGGGGAGACCGGCCTCGACCGCAGCCTCGGCGAACACGAACGCGTCGAGCGCCGTCTCGGGGGCGGGCTTGAGCACCACCGTGCATCCCGCCGCCAGGGCAGGAGCGAGTTTCATCGCGGCAAGCGGTTGCGGGTAGTTCCACGGCGTGATGGCCGCGACCACACCCACCGGCTCGCGACGCACGACGGTGCGGCCACCGAAGGCGCTCGGCCGCACATCCTCGTTGGGCGCATCGCGAATCAGGGCTGCGTAGTACGAAATCATGGCTGCGGGGCCGAAACCGTTGACAGCGCCCGAAAGGGCGATCGGCATACCGTTCTCCCGGCTCACCAGGCGGGACGTGTCCCGACCACGTGACTTGAGGGCGGCAGCTAACTTGTCGAGCAGATCGGCCCGCTCGACGTTGGTCAGCGCGCTCCACTGACCACTCAGTGCGGTGCGTGCGGCCGCGACGGCCGCATCGATGTCGGCTTCGGACGCCATCGCGGAGGTGCCCAGTACCTTCTCGGTGGCTGCCTCGATGACATCGACGGTGCCTCCAGACTTCGGTGCCACCCAACGGCCACCGATGAACAGCTCATTCCTGTCCGTGGCGTTGTCACCGCGTGTCGTGTCACGGTCGTTCATGTCATGCCTTTCGGAAAGGGCGGTCACAGGGTCTCTTCGTGGCCGAACAGCACCGAACTCACCAGCGGTGCCATCGGGCCGCCGATGAACAGCGACGTCTTCGCGCCGTCCACCGGGTTGGTCGAGGTGCCGCGGATCTGCCTGACCGCCTCGACCGCCAGGTTCAGGCCGTTGATGAACGAATCGGCGAGGTTGCCACCGCTGGTGTTGAGGGGAAGCTTGCCGTTCGGCGCGGTGAGGTTCTCGACGGTCATGAATGTGCCGGCAGCCTCGCCCGGCGGGCACAAACCGTGATCGATCAGCGCCGCCACGGCAGGGCCACTGAAGTTTTCGTACACCTGAACCACGTCCACGTCGTCCGGACCGAGACCCGCTGCCGACCAGAGCCTTTCGGCGACACCGGGCTTGCCGTTGTTGGCCGGGCCGAATCCCGCGCTCATGTACTGCTCGCCGAGATCGTTGTCGATCAGTTCCGAGTATCCGCCCGGTGCACCTTGCGCGCCCGCGAGGAGATACGCCGGGTCGGAACGCAGGGTCTTGGCTCGCTCGGCCGAGACGAGTACCAGCGCGACCGCGCCATCGCTTTCCCTGGAGCAGTCGAACAGGTGGAACGGCTCGGCGATCAACCGTGAGTTCTCGTAGGCCTCCTCGTCGAGGGGCCGTCCGTAGCCCTGAGCGGTGGGGTTGCTCTGCGCGTGCTGATACGACGCGAGGACGAGAGAACGCATGGCCGTGCGCGGCACTCCGCCGTGCTCGAGCATCCGTTGAGTGCGCATCGCGCAGATCTGTGCGGGCGAGCCGATGCCGTGGGCGAGAAAGTGACTGCCGTAGTGGTACTTCGCGTATCCGAGCCGGCCTGTATCGGCCTGCGACATCGCGCGATACACCACGACGCAGTCTGCCTGGCCGGTGGCGATCGCAGTGGCCGCATTCGTGATGGCGGCTGCGACGCTGCCGCCGCCACCGCCCCACATCATGTTCGACCAACGGAGTTCGTCGATCAGCAATGCGCCGCCGACGATGGCACCGTCGTTGGCGCCACCCGCGTAGGAGACGAAGCCGTCGATCTCGCGGGGGCTGATACCCGCGTCGGCACACGCTTGGAGGATGACTTCGAGAGTCATGCGCTTCTCGCTGTGCGGGGCTTCACCGCGCTTGTAATGCTGTTCGGCGACGCCGACGACTGCCGCCGCGCCGCGCATGATGTTGGCGCTCATCCCTTTTCTCCTTCTGCGGTCGCGGCGCGACGCCAGCGCAGCAACGGCCAGGGGGCGCCCTCGGAGTGTTCGAAGACTCCGACGACCCGGTCGCCGATCTCGGGGTTCGTTTCGACGTCGTCGGCGAGTATGCCCAGCACCCGCCGGCCGTCGGCCTGCGGCAGTTCCACCAACACCGTCACGTACGGCAGCCGGTCGGCGTATTCGTCCATGTAGGGGTACCAGCTGCGGTTCCAGCTGTAGACGGTGCCGGACGGTTCGACGGTTTCCCATCCGAGGTCGAAGCTGTGGCAATGACCGCAGATGGCCTGCGGGCCCCAGATCCAGGTGCTGCATTCGTTGCAGCGCTGAAGGCGCAGCTCATCGACGCGCAGCCCGTCCCAGTACGGTCCATCGAGTCCGTCGGGTGTGGGGCCCCACGGTTCCACGACGGGCTCTGTTGCTGTCATGCGTGTGCCTCCGAGCCGGTAGGGAAGTTCTCGAGCGCCGCCGCGAGCCAGCGTCCGTCGTGCCATTCCCAGATCGAGCGCAGCCCGATCGACCGGTCACCCATGTCATAGACGGTTTCGCCGACCATTCGGTTGCCCTCGGCGCGCACATCCTTGATCTCGAAGCCTTGCGCGGCCTCGCGGGGGGTGTCGACTCCGTCGAAAACCTGCGGAATGTTCTCTTTCACCATGTCGGCGAGAGCGCCCTTCATGTTTCCGGCCACAACGCGGCCGACATGCTGTTCGTACAGTGCGCGAAAGTCTTCGACAGACATCTGGAAACTCCTCGATTTCGTGACACGAGCATGCCGTGTCCGTCAATGCATTAACCTTATGACATTAGTTAAAAGGGCGTCAAGATCACGCGAAGCGGAAGTGCCCCTCTTCCGAGACCGAGACGTGCTGACCGGCAATATCGACCTCGGTGAGGGTGACGAGATCCTCGGCGTCCGTGGTGACCGCGAGGGTCCGCTCCCCCGTCGCGGTGCGGGCCGCGAGGAAACCGCGCTCCGGGGAGCCGTCGCGGCCGTACACCACAGTCCACGATTCCGCCGACGCCCTGCCCGCGTAGGACAACAGCGCTCTCGTCGTGCGCTGCGCATCGACCTCGGCCTGCACGTCCAGACGCTTGAACCCGCCGACGGGAGGTTCGGTCCGGTACACGCCCATGGCGTGCTTGGTGAGGTAACCACTGTTGGCGGTCACCAAACCGTACGATCCCGGAGATTCGCGCAACCGCGTCGCCATCGTCGCAATCGAGTGGCTGACATAGTTGTTCCACGGCCCACCGCCGAACGTCAACCCACCGGTCACCGTCAGCGGCCGGCCGGGATCATCGAGCGCGAGCCCCAACTCCTTCGCCGCGACCTGCACCGCCGAGGGGAAGCACGAGTACACGTCGACGTACGCAACCTCGTCCAGTCCGATACCGGCGAGATCGAGGGCCCTCGCCCCCGCGATGCGTATTGCCGGGGAGCCGTCGAGTGCCTCACGTTCGGCGATCGCGTACGTATCGTGCGACTCGGTGCCGGACTGCGGAAACACCCAATTCTCCTGCGGGATACCAAGTCGTGTCGCGGTCTCGACCGAGCACATCAGCAGCACCGCGCTCTGATCGACCATGTTGTTCGAATTGAGCAGCTTGGTATAGGGCGTGGAGATCATCCGGTTGTCGGGCGACGGCGTCGAGATCTCCGCAGCGGTGTATTCGCGCTGCACCCACGCGTTCGGATTCGTCGCCGCGATCTTGCTGAACCGCGACCACAACCCACCGACGACCTCCCGATGCTCCTCGAGTGAACGTCCCGCCGATACTCGCAGCGCCTGCTCGAACAGCGGATAGACATACGAGGGCCG comes from Rhodococcus oxybenzonivorans and encodes:
- a CDS encoding acetyl-CoA acetyltransferase, encoding MTLQSKTSLDPRTPVLVGTGQTSEREGGVEPVDLMVRAARAAAADAGSTRLLELVDSVRVVGLLSWRYRDPGALVGARIGATVQHTGYSGNGGSTPQVLVNGAAEDIAAGRADVVLIGGAESWRTRTKLRAQKLRPDWTVQDESVPAADILVTDVPMAAESERRIGLDRPSYVYPLFEQALRVSAGRSLEEHREVVGGLWSRFSKIAATNPNAWVQREYTAAEISTPSPDNRMISTPYTKLLNSNNMVDQSAVLLMCSVETATRLGIPQENWVFPQSGTESHDTYAIAEREALDGSPAIRIAGARALDLAGIGLDEVAYVDVYSCFPSAVQVAAKELGLALDDPGRPLTVTGGLTFGGGPWNNYVSHSIATMATRLRESPGSYGLVTANSGYLTKHAMGVYRTEPPVGGFKRLDVQAEVDAQRTTRALLSYAGRASAESWTVVYGRDGSPERGFLAARTATGERTLAVTTDAEDLVTLTEVDIAGQHVSVSEEGHFRFA